One genomic window of Clostridioides sp. ES-S-0054-01 includes the following:
- a CDS encoding ABC transporter ATP-binding protein: MKLILSYLKNYKLLIVLNILAIFSFALVELGIPTIIAKIIDNGIANQNIAYIKQMGIVIVIISIIGVVGSILLGYCSAKVSTSVTRDIRNDIFEKSQEFSHTEYNKFGISSMITRTTNDAFQIQQFVNILLRTALLTPVMFIISIIMTIRTSLELSMVLAISVPFIIIGVAIIAKVSQAISSKQQKGLDKLNLISRENLTGIRVIRAFGNDDYETERFEKTNTYYANVSKKLFKLMSITQPAFFLLLNIAVLAVFWISSEKINIGELQVGQLVAFLEYLFHAMFSIMLFSMVFIMYPRAEVSANRIKELLNEEPLIKNPENGIKETKNKGIIEFDNVTFTYPDGEASVLKDISFTAKTGETVAFIGSTGSGKSTLINLIPRFYDVTEGSIKINGVDIREYDLKALRKKIGFIPQKSLLFTGSIANNIRFGKRKAGESELEYSAKVAQAYEFISKKPRKFDELISEGGANVSGGQKQRLSIARAIIRRPEIYIFDDSFSALDFKTDAILRAKLKKETKDAIVLIVAQRISSIIDADKIIVLNEGQVVGMGTHKELLKNCEIYYEIATSQLKKEELE, encoded by the coding sequence ATGAAATTAATTTTAAGTTATTTAAAGAATTATAAGTTATTAATAGTATTAAACATACTGGCTATATTTAGTTTTGCATTAGTTGAATTGGGTATTCCAACCATAATAGCTAAAATAATTGATAACGGTATTGCAAATCAGAATATAGCTTACATAAAACAAATGGGAATAGTGATTGTTATTATTTCTATTATAGGGGTTGTAGGTAGTATATTGTTGGGTTATTGTTCTGCAAAGGTGTCAACAAGTGTAACCAGAGATATAAGAAATGATATATTTGAAAAATCTCAAGAATTTTCACATACTGAATATAATAAATTTGGAATTTCTTCAATGATTACAAGAACAACAAATGATGCGTTTCAAATTCAACAATTTGTGAATATACTACTAAGAACTGCTTTATTAACACCAGTTATGTTCATCATAAGTATAATAATGACAATTAGAACAAGTTTGGAGCTTTCTATGGTATTGGCTATATCAGTACCTTTTATAATTATTGGTGTAGCAATAATAGCAAAAGTATCTCAGGCAATATCTTCAAAACAACAAAAAGGACTGGATAAATTAAACCTTATATCAAGAGAAAATTTAACTGGAATAAGAGTAATTAGAGCTTTTGGAAATGATGATTATGAAACAGAAAGATTTGAAAAAACAAATACATATTATGCTAATGTTTCTAAGAAATTATTTAAGCTTATGTCAATTACTCAACCAGCATTCTTTTTACTATTAAATATAGCTGTTTTAGCTGTATTTTGGATTTCGAGTGAGAAGATAAATATTGGGGAACTTCAAGTTGGACAGTTGGTTGCATTTTTGGAATATCTTTTCCATGCTATGTTTTCAATTATGCTTTTTTCAATGGTATTTATTATGTATCCAAGAGCAGAGGTATCTGCAAATAGAATAAAGGAGCTTTTAAATGAGGAACCATTGATAAAAAATCCTGAAAATGGAATTAAGGAGACTAAAAATAAAGGTATCATAGAATTTGATAATGTAACTTTTACTTATCCAGATGGAGAGGCTTCTGTACTTAAAGATATTTCATTTACTGCAAAGACAGGTGAAACAGTTGCCTTTATAGGAAGTACTGGTAGTGGTAAAAGTACCCTAATTAACTTGATACCTAGATTTTATGATGTAACAGAAGGTAGTATTAAGATAAATGGAGTAGATATAAGAGAATATGATTTAAAGGCTTTGAGAAAAAAGATAGGATTCATACCTCAAAAATCACTGCTTTTTACTGGTAGCATAGCAAATAATATTAGATTTGGTAAACGTAAAGCAGGAGAATCAGAATTAGAATATTCCGCAAAAGTTGCACAGGCATATGAGTTTATATCAAAAAAACCTAGAAAGTTTGATGAATTGATTAGTGAAGGTGGAGCAAATGTATCAGGAGGTCAAAAACAAAGACTTTCTATTGCAAGGGCTATTATAAGAAGACCTGAAATATATATTTTTGATGATAGTTTTTCTGCACTTGACTTTAAAACTGATGCAATACTTCGTGCTAAGTTGAAGAAGGAAACAAAAGATGCAATTGTATTGATTGTTGCCCAGAGAATTAGTTCTATTATTGATGCTGATAAGATTATAGTACTCAATGAAGGACAAGTTGTCGGTATGGGAACTCATAAAGAATTATTAAAAAATTGTGAAATATACTATGAAATTGCAACATCTCAGTTGAAAAAGGAGGAATTAGAATAA
- the ruvA gene encoding Holliday junction branch migration protein RuvA, which produces MYSYIKGTVEEIYIDGIVVENNGIGYKVNVSSNTIMNLQLGEATKVYTKLIVREDDMSLCGFVSREELKMFELLTSVSKIGPKVALSILSFASPAQLGAYILSEDIGKLSKAPGVGKKTAERIVLELKDKVDKNNIEFEPTLLSQKPTLVSQDESVDALVALGYTLAESKDAVQKCKKDGMNTEAIIKKALTYIMSKSLK; this is translated from the coding sequence ATGTATAGTTATATAAAAGGTACAGTAGAAGAGATTTATATAGACGGTATAGTTGTTGAAAATAATGGTATAGGATATAAGGTAAATGTATCATCCAATACAATCATGAATTTACAGTTGGGAGAAGCTACAAAGGTATATACTAAACTAATCGTAAGAGAAGATGATATGAGTCTTTGTGGTTTTGTAAGTAGAGAGGAACTTAAAATGTTTGAACTACTTACATCCGTATCTAAAATAGGACCTAAGGTGGCACTTTCAATACTATCATTTGCATCACCAGCACAGTTAGGGGCATATATTTTAAGTGAAGACATTGGAAAGCTATCTAAAGCTCCTGGTGTTGGTAAAAAGACAGCAGAAAGAATTGTCTTAGAGCTTAAGGATAAGGTAGACAAAAATAACATAGAATTTGAACCAACATTATTATCACAAAAACCTACCTTGGTATCTCAAGATGAGTCTGTAGATGCACTTGTAGCCTTAGGCTATACTTTGGCAGAATCAAAAGATGCAGTTCAAAAATGTAAAAAAGATGGTATGAATACGGAAGCCATTATAAAGAAAGCACTTACATATATAATGAGTAAATCTTTGAAATAA
- a CDS encoding DUF1540 domain-containing protein — protein sequence MERINCNVINCSHNNSHICYADKIFINGEKAHNDRHTCCSSFLDESIYSNLSSNVNNRNCEELVCTVKNCKYNKDGSLCTLDNILVAPETDRVNLYIETCCSSFECK from the coding sequence TTGGAAAGAATAAACTGTAATGTAATTAACTGTTCACATAACAACAGCCATATATGTTATGCAGATAAAATTTTTATAAATGGTGAAAAAGCTCACAATGACAGACATACTTGTTGTAGTTCATTTTTAGATGAATCTATTTATAGCAATCTATCTAGCAACGTTAATAATAGAAATTGTGAAGAATTAGTTTGTACTGTAAAAAATTGTAAATACAACAAAGACGGTAGCTTATGTACACTTGATAATATATTGGTTGCTCCTGAAACTGATAGAGTAAATCTTTATATTGAAACATGTTGTTCTAGCTTCGAATGTAAATAG
- the ruvB gene encoding Holliday junction branch migration DNA helicase RuvB — translation MQGFEDENRIITSTMKMEDIDIENSLRPKTLEDYLGQEKSKEQLSIFIEAAKSRNEQLDHVLLYGPPGLGKTTLASIIANEMGVNLRITSGPAIERAGDLAAILTNLNENDVLFIDEIHRINRSVEEVLYPAMEDFCLDIIIGKGPSARSIRLDLPKFTLIGATTRAGMLTNPLRDRFGVICKLDYYTVDELSKIVLRSSNILNAEIQSNGALELAKRSRGTPRIANRLLKRVRDFAQVRADGKITDEVAKDALELLGVDSLGLDFVDEKLLMTIIEKFRGGPVGLDTLAASIGEDRNTIEDVYEPYLLQLGFINRGPRGRIAMPLAYEHLKIPYPNEK, via the coding sequence ATGCAAGGTTTTGAAGATGAAAATAGGATAATAACTTCTACAATGAAGATGGAAGATATAGATATAGAAAACAGTCTAAGACCAAAAACTCTAGAAGATTATTTGGGTCAAGAAAAATCAAAGGAACAACTTAGCATATTTATAGAGGCAGCTAAATCGAGAAATGAACAGTTAGACCATGTTCTTTTATATGGACCACCAGGTCTTGGAAAAACTACACTAGCCAGTATAATAGCTAATGAGATGGGTGTAAATTTAAGGATTACATCAGGTCCTGCAATAGAAAGAGCAGGAGATTTAGCAGCTATACTTACAAACTTAAATGAAAATGATGTTTTATTTATAGATGAGATACACAGAATTAATAGAAGTGTTGAAGAAGTTTTGTATCCAGCAATGGAAGACTTTTGTCTAGATATAATAATAGGAAAAGGACCATCTGCAAGAAGTATAAGGCTTGACCTTCCTAAATTTACACTTATTGGAGCTACCACAAGAGCTGGTATGCTTACAAATCCACTTAGAGATAGATTTGGTGTCATTTGTAAACTGGATTACTATACAGTTGATGAACTTTCAAAAATAGTACTTAGGTCATCAAATATTTTAAATGCAGAGATACAGTCTAATGGTGCATTAGAGCTTGCAAAACGTTCAAGAGGAACTCCAAGGATAGCAAATAGGTTGTTAAAAAGAGTTAGAGATTTTGCTCAAGTTAGGGCTGATGGAAAAATAACTGATGAGGTAGCAAAAGATGCTCTAGAGCTTTTAGGTGTTGATAGTTTAGGGCTTGATTTTGTAGATGAGAAGCTTCTCATGACTATAATAGAAAAATTTAGAGGAGGACCAGTGGGTCTAGATACATTAGCAGCTTCTATTGGTGAAGATAGAAATACAATAGAAGATGTATATGAGCCATATTTGCTTCAGTTAGGTTTTATAAATAGAGGGCCTAGAGGAAGAATAGCAATGCCATTAGCATATGAGCACTTAAAAATTCCATATCCTAATGAAAAGTAA
- a CDS encoding YjiG family protein — MSQQNTGNAIVNSKPKKTVVEIFMGGAKKGFYIGVEQILPAMIMGYVIVQFLQLTGLVDILGNIFGPVMGIFGLPGESVVVLIAAFFAKAAGAATAANLFAQGLITASQATILIMPCMLMGTLVGHYARIVLVANASTKYRMLLLAIPIFDAIVGMLIVRVLLTVMGLM; from the coding sequence ATGAGTCAACAAAATACTGGAAATGCTATTGTAAATAGTAAACCTAAGAAAACTGTTGTTGAGATATTTATGGGAGGAGCAAAAAAAGGTTTTTATATAGGTGTTGAACAGATATTACCAGCTATGATAATGGGTTATGTAATAGTACAGTTTTTACAATTAACTGGTTTAGTCGATATTTTAGGAAATATTTTTGGTCCAGTAATGGGTATTTTTGGACTACCTGGGGAATCAGTTGTAGTTTTGATAGCAGCGTTTTTTGCTAAGGCAGCAGGAGCAGCTACAGCAGCAAACTTATTTGCACAGGGTCTAATTACTGCATCACAAGCAACTATATTAATTATGCCATGTATGCTAATGGGTACTCTAGTTGGTCATTATGCAAGAATAGTACTTGTAGCAAATGCTAGCACTAAGTATAGAATGTTATTGTTAGCAATCCCTATATTTGATGCAATAGTGGGAATGTTGATAGTAAGAGTTTTACTTACTGTTATGGGATTAATGTAG
- a CDS encoding flavodoxin: protein MKSLILYSSLTGNTKKIAYSIYDAIQGEKDIKNISELVDYIINYENYDIVFLGYWVDKGICDKNSKQVIENIHNKKIALFGTMGASTKGSYGDSIIEKIESIISKDNEILGSFICQGKIAEGLKAKYEEISKLYPENEHIREQLNNYEESQNHPNKQEICEAGIFAKDMMIKASTM, encoded by the coding sequence ATGAAAAGTTTAATTTTATATTCAAGTTTAACTGGGAATACTAAAAAAATTGCTTATTCTATATATGATGCAATTCAAGGAGAAAAGGATATTAAAAATATAAGTGAATTAGTTGATTATATTATTAACTATGAAAATTATGATATAGTATTTTTAGGCTATTGGGTAGATAAGGGAATTTGTGATAAAAATTCAAAACAAGTGATTGAAAATATTCACAACAAAAAGATAGCACTATTTGGTACAATGGGAGCAAGTACAAAAGGAAGTTATGGTGATAGTATAATAGAAAAGATAGAATCAATTATTTCAAAAGATAATGAAATATTAGGTTCATTCATATGTCAAGGTAAGATAGCAGAAGGATTGAAAGCAAAATACGAAGAGATATCGAAGCTTTATCCTGAGAACGAGCATATTCGCGAACAATTAAATAATTATGAAGAATCTCAAAATCATCCAAATAAACAAGAAATATGTGAAGCTGGTATATTTGCAAAAGATATGATGATTAAAGCTAGTACTATGTAG
- the ruvC gene encoding crossover junction endodeoxyribonuclease RuvC, whose amino-acid sequence MIILGIDPGIAIVGYGIIEYKNSKFKVIDYGAVTTPAHMNISRRLELVYKGIDIIVKNYNIDEVGMEELFFNKNVKTAITVAQARGVTMLACAHNGKPVYEYTPLQVKQGVVGYGRADKAQVQQMVTSFLSLKKVPKPDDVADALAVAICHAHSNKLEKTLKNIGGKYV is encoded by the coding sequence ATGATAATATTGGGGATTGACCCAGGTATAGCCATAGTTGGATATGGTATAATTGAATATAAAAATAGTAAGTTTAAAGTAATCGATTATGGAGCAGTTACAACGCCTGCACATATGAATATATCGAGAAGATTGGAACTTGTATATAAAGGAATTGATATAATAGTAAAGAATTACAATATAGATGAAGTTGGAATGGAAGAATTATTCTTTAATAAGAATGTAAAAACGGCTATAACAGTTGCACAAGCTAGAGGTGTTACTATGCTTGCGTGTGCCCATAATGGTAAGCCTGTATATGAATACACTCCACTTCAAGTAAAACAAGGTGTAGTTGGATATGGAAGAGCAGATAAGGCACAAGTTCAGCAGATGGTAACTTCGTTTTTAAGTTTAAAAAAGGTTCCAAAACCAGATGATGTTGCAGATGCTTTAGCTGTGGCTATTTGCCATGCTCATTCAAACAAACTTGAAAAAACTCTAAAGAATATAGGTGGTAAGTATGTATAG
- a CDS encoding ABC transporter ATP-binding protein, translating into MKKSKGFKKTIGRLLPFVKKYKFSFIIAIICIISAATMNAIAPKTEGLIITQLTKDVIRIAKGIPGASVNFNYVIKILVILACIYVANAIFTYTSSFLLTNAIQNTMRDLRNEVENKIRRLPISYFDSNSFGDVLSRISNDVDTISNALQQSFMQIVNSILVIILALSMMFTINTYMAFIALFIIPISYFVSKFVVKKSQSRFSLQQNALGKLNGKVQEMYTGFNEIKLYGKEEDSIKEFKKVNQELCENGFKAQFISSMMNPMVSLVTYFGIAAVAVVGSIYAVGGGITVGNLQAFVRYIWQINQPLSQMTQLSTVIQSSFAAIERVFEILDEEEEIPDVENPVKIENVKGNVTFEHVNFGYGENSTLIEDLNAEIKSGQMVAIVGPTGAGKTTLINLLMRFYDVKKGSIKIDGVDIRDMKRKDLRSMFGMVLQDTWLFNGTIFENIEYGRFGATKEEIIQAAKVANVHHFITTLPDGYNMFLNEEASNISLGEKQLLTIARAFISDPSILILDEATSSVDTRLELMLQKAMRNLMNGRTSFVIAHRLSTIRSADLILVMNNGSIIEQGNHDELMEKGGFYEKLYNSQFADTESE; encoded by the coding sequence ATGAAAAAGTCTAAAGGTTTTAAGAAAACAATTGGTAGACTTCTTCCATTTGTAAAGAAATATAAGTTTTCCTTTATTATAGCTATTATATGTATAATTTCAGCAGCCACTATGAATGCAATTGCACCTAAAACTGAGGGATTAATAATAACACAATTGACTAAAGATGTAATTCGTATAGCAAAAGGAATACCAGGAGCGTCTGTAAATTTTAACTATGTAATAAAAATATTGGTAATTTTAGCATGTATATATGTTGCCAATGCAATTTTTACGTATACTTCAAGTTTTCTACTTACGAATGCTATCCAAAATACAATGAGGGATTTAAGAAATGAAGTAGAAAATAAAATAAGACGATTGCCTATTAGTTATTTTGATAGCAATAGTTTTGGGGATGTATTAAGTCGTATATCAAATGATGTAGATACAATATCAAATGCTCTACAACAGAGTTTTATGCAAATTGTAAATTCAATCTTAGTCATAATTTTGGCACTTTCAATGATGTTTACGATTAACACATATATGGCTTTTATAGCTCTTTTTATAATTCCAATTAGTTATTTTGTATCTAAATTTGTAGTAAAAAAATCTCAAAGTAGATTTTCATTGCAACAAAATGCTCTTGGAAAATTAAATGGAAAAGTACAAGAAATGTATACTGGCTTTAATGAGATAAAACTATATGGTAAAGAAGAAGATTCTATAAAAGAATTTAAAAAGGTAAATCAAGAACTTTGTGAAAATGGATTTAAGGCACAATTTATATCAAGCATGATGAATCCTATGGTATCATTAGTGACTTATTTTGGAATTGCAGCAGTGGCAGTTGTCGGTTCTATATATGCAGTAGGTGGAGGGATAACAGTAGGAAATTTACAAGCATTTGTACGTTATATATGGCAGATAAATCAGCCACTTTCACAAATGACTCAGTTATCCACTGTAATACAGTCTTCTTTTGCTGCAATAGAGCGTGTGTTTGAGATTTTAGATGAAGAAGAGGAAATACCTGATGTTGAAAATCCAGTTAAGATAGAAAATGTAAAAGGTAATGTTACATTTGAGCATGTTAATTTTGGATATGGAGAAAATTCAACTTTAATAGAAGATTTAAATGCAGAAATAAAAAGTGGTCAGATGGTAGCTATTGTTGGACCTACTGGAGCAGGTAAAACAACATTAATAAACTTATTGATGAGGTTTTATGATGTGAAGAAAGGATCTATTAAGATTGATGGGGTAGACATAAGAGATATGAAACGTAAAGATTTGCGTTCAATGTTTGGTATGGTACTTCAAGATACATGGCTATTTAATGGAACTATTTTTGAAAATATAGAATATGGTAGATTTGGAGCTACTAAGGAAGAGATTATACAAGCAGCAAAAGTAGCAAATGTTCATCACTTTATAACCACTCTTCCAGATGGATACAATATGTTCTTAAATGAAGAAGCATCTAATATATCTTTAGGGGAAAAACAGCTTTTAACTATAGCTAGAGCTTTTATATCAGACCCTTCAATATTGATACTTGATGAAGCTACTAGTTCTGTTGATACTAGACTGGAACTTATGCTTCAAAAAGCAATGAGAAATCTTATGAATGGTAGAACTAGCTTTGTTATAGCACATAGACTTTCTACAATTCGAAGTGCTGACTTGATTTTAGTTATGAATAATGGAAGTATTATAGAGCAGGGGAATCATGATGAATTGATGGAAAAGGGTGGATTTTATGAGAAGCTTTATAATAGCCAATTTGCAGATACAGAATCCGAATAG
- a CDS encoding alanine racemase codes for MKISEIATPSFLLDLDQLEKNIDTVQQICSKNNKQLWPMLKTHKSTYIAKLQKDAGATGFLVGTLDEAEALIKSGFKDIMLAYPYMGEANISRIVAMASKINLICATDNIECAKAYSEAFSKSKIECKLLIIIDCGLHRFGIEPEKVVELATEISKLENIKIVGISSHPGQVYGCSSPEGVPDVCVQEDSSIEKAYKALTDNGFNIEIVASGSTPTVEAEVASKTITAVRPGNYVYYDAIQIGLGCATEDMCALTVVCTVISKNSSGYYLIDCGSKCLGLDKGAHGNSSIIGYGRVCGHPELTIDSLSEEVGKIKVNGKTDIKIGDRIRIIPNHSCSTANLTSNLLGFRGDTIEKVIKVDIRGNSQKILL; via the coding sequence ATGAAAATTTCAGAAATTGCTACTCCAAGTTTTTTGCTAGATTTAGACCAGTTAGAAAAGAATATTGATACAGTTCAACAAATTTGTTCAAAGAATAATAAACAACTTTGGCCTATGCTTAAGACACATAAAAGTACCTATATTGCAAAACTTCAAAAAGATGCAGGAGCTACTGGATTTCTCGTTGGAACACTTGATGAAGCTGAAGCTTTAATAAAATCAGGCTTTAAGGATATTATGTTGGCTTACCCTTACATGGGAGAGGCAAATATAAGTAGAATTGTAGCTATGGCATCAAAAATAAATTTAATCTGTGCTACAGATAATATAGAATGTGCTAAAGCTTACAGTGAAGCTTTTTCTAAATCCAAAATAGAATGTAAACTACTTATTATTATAGATTGTGGCTTACATCGTTTTGGAATTGAGCCAGAAAAAGTGGTTGAACTTGCCACTGAAATTTCAAAGCTAGAAAACATCAAAATTGTTGGTATAAGTTCACATCCAGGTCAAGTGTATGGTTGTAGTTCTCCAGAAGGAGTTCCAGATGTTTGTGTTCAAGAAGATTCTTCTATAGAAAAAGCATACAAAGCTCTAACTGATAATGGATTTAATATAGAAATTGTAGCTTCTGGTAGCACTCCAACAGTTGAGGCTGAAGTTGCTTCTAAAACTATAACTGCTGTAAGACCTGGAAACTATGTATACTATGATGCTATACAGATAGGTCTAGGTTGTGCTACTGAAGACATGTGTGCTCTTACTGTTGTTTGCACTGTAATCTCAAAAAATAGCAGTGGATACTATTTAATTGATTGTGGAAGTAAGTGCCTTGGGCTTGATAAAGGTGCACATGGAAATAGTAGTATTATTGGATATGGTAGAGTTTGTGGACACCCAGAACTTACTATTGATTCACTTTCAGAAGAAGTTGGTAAAATAAAAGTAAATGGTAAAACTGATATAAAAATTGGTGATAGAATAAGAATTATACCTAATCATTCTTGTTCCACTGCAAACTTGACAAGTAATTTATTAGGTTTTAGAGGAGATACAATAGAGAAAGTTATCAAAGTGGATATACGTGGAAACTCACAAAAAATTCTACTTTAA
- a CDS encoding M20 family metallopeptidase translates to MNTYLNEISTFVDENREEIVSLWKEIVNIESYTHCKESVNKLAERLKLEFEKEGLDCELVDVGDNGSTLIGTLGSNIDKKPIIFSGHMDTVFEIGTFGENPFKIIEGKAYGPGVLDMKGGIIISLYVIKALNKIGYKERPIKIVFSGDEEVGHKDSTGADVILREAKGGLCAFNMETGLVDNSLCIGRKGRIGCNIHVKGVETHAGNDFEGGRNAIEEMANKILRIQKLTNLEVGTTVSVSVIKGGRVANSIPEDCSIEVDLRFEKVEEMENVKEQVREICKETYIEGTSTEVKFINEMMPFETTKDVMIFHKFVNEVSKENGFGELNAKKLGGSSDATYLTIANVPTICSFGVRGEWNHTSREYAVVDSMFERVKLISTIILNLDKFEV, encoded by the coding sequence ATGAATACATATTTAAATGAGATTTCTACGTTTGTTGATGAGAATAGAGAAGAAATAGTTTCATTATGGAAAGAGATTGTTAATATAGAAAGTTATACACATTGTAAAGAAAGCGTAAATAAGTTAGCTGAGAGATTAAAGCTTGAGTTTGAAAAAGAAGGTTTGGATTGTGAGTTAGTAGATGTTGGAGATAATGGTAGCACATTGATAGGTACACTTGGTTCTAATATAGATAAAAAGCCAATAATTTTTTCAGGACACATGGATACTGTCTTTGAAATAGGTACATTTGGAGAGAATCCATTTAAAATAATAGAAGGAAAAGCATATGGTCCAGGAGTTTTAGATATGAAGGGTGGGATAATAATCTCTTTATATGTTATCAAAGCTTTAAATAAAATAGGATACAAAGAAAGACCAATAAAAATAGTATTTTCTGGAGATGAAGAGGTAGGACATAAGGATTCAACTGGTGCAGATGTTATATTAAGAGAAGCAAAAGGCGGTCTTTGTGCTTTTAATATGGAAACTGGATTAGTAGATAATAGCTTGTGTATAGGTAGAAAAGGAAGAATAGGATGCAATATACATGTAAAAGGTGTAGAGACACATGCAGGTAATGATTTTGAAGGTGGAAGAAATGCTATAGAAGAAATGGCCAATAAGATATTACGCATACAAAAATTGACTAATCTAGAAGTTGGAACTACAGTAAGTGTAAGTGTGATTAAGGGAGGAAGAGTGGCAAATTCTATTCCAGAAGATTGTAGTATAGAAGTAGACCTTAGATTTGAAAAGGTAGAAGAAATGGAGAATGTTAAGGAACAGGTTAGAGAGATATGTAAAGAGACTTACATAGAAGGAACTTCTACAGAAGTTAAATTTATAAATGAAATGATGCCATTTGAAACTACAAAAGATGTTATGATATTTCATAAATTTGTAAACGAAGTGTCAAAAGAAAATGGATTTGGAGAATTAAATGCTAAGAAACTTGGAGGCAGTTCAGATGCTACTTATTTGACTATTGCAAACGTTCCTACAATCTGTTCGTTTGGAGTGAGAGGAGAATGGAATCATACATCAAGAGAATATGCAGTAGTAGATTCTATGTTTGAGAGGGTGAAATTAATTTCTACAATTATTTTAAACTTAGATAAATTTGAGGTATAA
- a CDS encoding NADH:flavin oxidoreductase has protein sequence MYCNLLKPIKIGNLELKNRVSFAPTSMSLKLEEKIKKFSDIAKSGVALITLGDVSVRPSFHKMVMSLSDEDGVVKYKKIVDEIHNSGAKVSAQIFCSDYDVNLIKDAMKMGITSHDEIKKIMNDGVKDYITNMSKEEIKNIINLFKSTALNAKKAGFDMIQIHGDRLVGSFSSSIFNKRNDEYGKTCENRSRFASEIISSIRNEVKDIPIDYKLAIRQENPHYGNAGVLLSEVEYFVKKFESLGVNSFHVTLANHSKLEDTIPTKNHPYFKDEGCFLYLADEVKKHTNLPVCGVGKLSSPDFIENIISNDRVDMVSMSRQLLADSNWLQKVKDGRVDDIKKCCYCNKKCADALQTHSKFGCILD, from the coding sequence GAAATTTAGAATTAAAGAATAGAGTATCATTTGCACCTACAAGCATGAGTCTTAAACTTGAAGAAAAAATTAAAAAGTTTTCTGATATTGCTAAGTCAGGAGTAGCTTTGATTACTTTAGGGGATGTATCTGTTAGACCTAGTTTTCATAAGATGGTTATGAGCTTGTCAGATGAGGATGGAGTTGTGAAATACAAGAAAATTGTAGATGAAATACACAATTCTGGTGCAAAGGTATCAGCACAAATATTTTGTTCAGATTATGATGTTAATTTAATTAAAGATGCTATGAAGATGGGAATTACTTCACATGATGAGATAAAAAAAATAATGAATGATGGAGTAAAAGATTACATAACAAATATGTCCAAAGAAGAAATTAAAAATATTATAAACTTATTTAAATCAACAGCATTGAATGCAAAAAAAGCGGGATTTGACATGATTCAGATTCATGGAGATAGGCTTGTAGGAAGTTTTTCATCTAGTATATTTAATAAGAGAAATGATGAATATGGTAAAACGTGTGAGAATAGAAGTAGATTTGCAAGTGAAATAATTAGCAGTATTCGAAATGAAGTTAAGGATATTCCAATAGACTATAAACTTGCAATAAGACAAGAAAACCCTCATTATGGTAATGCAGGAGTGCTACTTTCAGAGGTCGAATATTTTGTAAAAAAATTTGAATCATTAGGCGTAAATAGTTTTCATGTAACACTTGCAAATCATTCAAAATTAGAAGATACTATACCAACTAAGAATCATCCTTATTTTAAAGATGAAGGATGTTTTTTATATTTAGCTGATGAAGTGAAAAAACACACAAATCTTCCAGTGTGTGGAGTTGGGAAATTATCTAGCCCAGATTTTATAGAAAATATTATATCAAATGATAGGGTAGATATGGTCTCTATGTCAAGACAATTATTGGCAGATAGTAACTGGTTGCAAAAAGTAAAAGATGGAAGAGTGGATGATATTAAAAAATGCTGTTATTGTAATAAGAAATGTGCAGATGCCTTACAAACACACTCTAAGTTTGGATGTATATTAGATTAG